One Helicobacter cetorum MIT 00-7128 DNA window includes the following coding sequences:
- a CDS encoding outer membrane beta-barrel protein: MLLAQSLGYALDDSQIQEIVNKRVQEELLKQQKEEQAQKEKLDKAKEQELIEKKVQEALLKKKEEQQKEALVIKAEKEQLEKEQQEKALIEAKVKEELKKKKLAKTKKPKHHSNYNAINNDLADKSAFFAGLGYMGMAGGWNGIMSANSPSLKKAHATLNGFDVKLGYQYISKRHPHIGLRAGFMYAFRGGTYSQDYSVQKQIPDFIFNPYSTPHMVFGGMTTENQSMTSTLNAIMNTYSFFMDFLNDFYQSSKLFLGWYLGFGIGGESVSLSNINPSMTQAGLSAINAVQFQGYGALGLRGGTKHHTFEVGVSIHGDAGGCSHIYTEIASYTIATCNEKDPIGAKNFSKSPNVSSPSGIFGSYVTWSANYIYRF, encoded by the coding sequence TTGTTGTTAGCCCAATCGCTTGGTTATGCCTTAGATGATTCTCAAATCCAAGAGATAGTTAATAAAAGAGTGCAAGAAGAGCTTTTAAAACAGCAAAAAGAAGAGCAGGCTCAAAAAGAAAAACTAGATAAAGCCAAAGAGCAAGAGCTCATTGAAAAGAAAGTTCAAGAAGCCCTTTTAAAAAAGAAAGAAGAACAACAAAAAGAGGCATTAGTTATAAAAGCTGAAAAAGAACAACTTGAAAAAGAACAACAAGAAAAGGCGCTTATAGAGGCAAAAGTCAAAGAAGAGTTAAAAAAGAAAAAGCTCGCCAAAACTAAAAAGCCTAAACACCATTCAAATTATAATGCAATCAATAATGATTTAGCTGATAAGAGCGCCTTTTTTGCCGGTTTGGGCTATATGGGTATGGCTGGAGGTTGGAATGGCATAATGAGTGCTAATAGCCCTTCTTTGAAAAAAGCTCATGCCACTTTAAATGGTTTTGATGTCAAGCTTGGCTATCAATATATCAGCAAGAGACACCCTCATATTGGTTTGAGAGCGGGGTTTATGTATGCGTTTAGGGGAGGGACTTATTCGCAAGATTATTCAGTGCAAAAACAAATACCAGATTTTATTTTTAATCCTTATTCTACGCCCCATATGGTATTTGGTGGCATGACTACTGAAAATCAATCAATGACCTCCACTTTAAATGCCATTATGAATACCTATAGCTTTTTTATGGATTTTTTGAATGATTTCTATCAAAGTTCAAAATTATTTTTGGGTTGGTATCTTGGATTTGGGATAGGCGGAGAGAGCGTGAGCTTATCAAACATTAATCCATCAATGACCCAAGCAGGTTTGAGTGCCATTAATGCGGTGCAGTTTCAAGGCTATGGTGCGTTGGGGCTAAGGGGAGGGACAAAGCACCACACTTTTGAAGTAGGGGTCTCTATCCATGGCGATGCGGGTGGCTGTAGTCATATCTACACTGAAATTGCAAGCTATACAATAGCAACTTGCAACGAAAAAGACCCAATAGGTGCAAAGAATTTTTCAAAATCACCCAATGTCTCAAGCCCTAGCGGTATTTTTGGGAGTTATGTAACTTGGAGTGCTAATTATATTTATCGGTTCTAA
- a CDS encoding TonB-dependent receptor family protein produces the protein MKYKHWLLLVLFGVSAIQAKSDKKSYTLSKVQVLGTNDIDSRGYGGIDTPKNWQSSSVKNFAGSRSIISHKQITQTANQSIEEALQNVPGIQIRNFNGTGIEPSISVRGFGAGAAGHSDTGMILMNGIPIYADPYSAIRLPLLPVNFLNVDRIDVIKGGSSVQYGPNTFGGVMNIITKEIPKKWVNEVAERTTFWGRAKNSGFVSVQDKPINKSLDNNMLFDTYLKSGGMINKHFGVQIQADWLKGQGFRYDSPTNNQNYMLEGIYKINASNSIKAYYQYYSFFFADPGSLSIEAYKENRFQNDRPNNTKSGRSKRFGIVYQNYFGTSEKVNGDFSFTYYTQDLSRDFKFDTNFLNVNSNPENGIVYTDDNYNGFAVFQHPRRFVFNAFEPKLHLNINTQKVKQTFTTGLRFFSSDLYFPPALRNTTTCKGGWMPLKGTIYNESLQDLEDNGVSVKAGVDTTGKSVQELQQAGDLGYNTSDCSQSGYQWNYAFFPYQRLNNNFTAVYLSDKIDILDGKLVIIPGIRYTFLNYHYHVKMLNPSYQYNVEDIHSKESDDYIIRDYPKQSNEFNPALSIAYKPISNWVLYFNYQRSFIPPQQGMAAFYNGFYRQFYTQTFNEIEVGSRYSYKDKLSFNSNYFITFAHDYNSGGYTSVPIDGRSQGVELEAYYAPIRGLQFHMAYTYIDARITSNGASNPFFVGIVNSSYDGHYDSFNIKGKQFPYVSPNQFVFDARYSYKNTTIGLSSFFYSRSYSSMLNSTESKQVCGYIEPLWGINYQCNNVGMLPWYWVWNIQVSQVLWQSGRHKITASLQVNNIFNMKYYFRGIGTSPTGRQPAPGRSITCFINYQF, from the coding sequence ATGAAGTATAAGCATTGGTTATTATTGGTATTATTTGGAGTGAGTGCTATTCAAGCTAAGAGTGATAAAAAGTCCTATACACTAAGCAAGGTTCAAGTTTTAGGAACAAATGATATTGATTCTAGGGGGTATGGAGGCATTGATACGCCTAAAAATTGGCAAAGCTCTAGTGTGAAAAATTTTGCCGGTAGTAGGAGTATTATTTCACATAAGCAAATCACGCAAACTGCAAATCAGAGTATTGAAGAGGCTTTGCAAAATGTGCCGGGCATTCAAATTAGGAATTTTAATGGCACAGGTATAGAGCCATCTATTAGTGTAAGAGGTTTTGGGGCAGGGGCAGCTGGACATAGTGATACGGGTATGATTTTAATGAATGGTATCCCTATTTATGCTGACCCTTATTCTGCAATTAGACTTCCTTTATTGCCTGTCAATTTTTTGAATGTAGATAGGATTGATGTGATTAAGGGGGGTTCAAGCGTGCAATATGGCCCTAATACCTTTGGGGGCGTGATGAATATCATTACTAAAGAAATTCCTAAAAAATGGGTCAATGAAGTAGCTGAAAGGACAACTTTTTGGGGGAGGGCTAAAAATAGTGGCTTTGTAAGCGTGCAAGATAAACCTATCAATAAGAGTTTAGATAATAACATGCTTTTTGATACCTATTTGAAAAGTGGGGGCATGATAAACAAGCATTTTGGGGTGCAAATACAAGCCGATTGGCTTAAGGGGCAAGGCTTTAGATATGATAGTCCTACCAACAATCAAAACTATATGTTAGAGGGGATTTATAAAATTAATGCGAGCAATAGCATTAAAGCCTATTATCAATACTATAGTTTCTTTTTTGCTGACCCGGGAAGTTTAAGCATAGAGGCTTATAAAGAAAATCGCTTTCAAAATGACCGCCCCAATAACACTAAAAGCGGTCGTTCTAAGCGCTTTGGTATTGTGTATCAAAACTATTTTGGCACAAGTGAAAAGGTTAATGGAGATTTTAGTTTCACTTACTATACGCAAGATTTAAGTAGGGATTTTAAATTTGATACTAATTTTTTAAATGTTAATAGCAATCCTGAAAATGGAATAGTCTATACTGATGATAATTATAATGGCTTTGCAGTGTTTCAGCACCCAAGAAGATTTGTATTCAATGCGTTTGAGCCAAAACTGCATTTAAATATCAATACCCAAAAAGTTAAGCAAACTTTTACAACGGGCTTAAGATTTTTTTCATCAGATTTGTATTTCCCGCCCGCTTTAAGAAATACCACTACTTGTAAAGGGGGTTGGATGCCCCTAAAAGGCACTATCTATAATGAAAGCTTGCAAGATTTAGAGGATAATGGTGTGAGTGTTAAAGCAGGTGTTGATACCACAGGAAAGAGCGTGCAAGAATTGCAACAAGCTGGGGATTTAGGGTATAACACTAGCGATTGTTCTCAAAGTGGCTATCAGTGGAATTATGCTTTCTTCCCTTATCAACGCTTGAATAATAATTTTACCGCTGTGTATTTAAGTGATAAAATTGATATTTTAGATGGCAAGCTTGTGATTATACCGGGTATTCGCTATACCTTTTTAAACTACCACTACCATGTTAAGATGCTTAATCCTAGTTATCAATACAATGTAGAAGACATTCATTCTAAAGAGAGTGATGATTACATTATACGAGACTATCCTAAACAAAGTAATGAGTTTAACCCCGCTCTTAGCATTGCTTATAAGCCTATTAGTAATTGGGTGTTGTATTTTAATTACCAACGCAGTTTTATCCCACCTCAACAAGGCATGGCTGCTTTTTATAATGGGTTTTATAGGCAGTTTTATACCCAAACTTTTAATGAAATAGAAGTCGGCTCTCGCTATTCTTATAAGGATAAATTGAGTTTTAATTCTAATTATTTCATTACTTTTGCGCATGATTATAACTCGGGGGGTTATACTTCTGTGCCTATTGATGGGCGTTCTCAAGGTGTGGAGCTAGAAGCGTATTATGCTCCTATTAGGGGGTTGCAATTTCATATGGCTTATACTTATATTGATGCAAGAATTACAAGTAATGGAGCGAGCAACCCCTTTTTTGTAGGGATTGTTAATTCTTCTTATGATGGGCATTATGATTCTTTTAATATCAAGGGCAAGCAATTTCCTTATGTTAGCCCTAATCAATTTGTTTTTGACGCTCGCTATTCTTATAAGAATACTACGATTGGATTATCAAGCTTTTTTTATAGCCGTTCGTATAGTAGTATGCTAAATAGCACTGAGTCTAAGCAAGTGTGTGGGTATATTGAGCCTTTATGGGGGATTAATTATCAGTGTAATAATGTGGGTATGTTGCCTTGGTATTGGGTATGGAACATTCAAGTGAGTCAAGTGTTATGGCAAAGTGGTAGGCATAAAATTACAGCAAGTTTGCAAGTGAATAACATCTTTAATATGAAGTATTATTTTAGAGGGATTGGCACAAGCCCTACAGGAAGACAGCCCGCACCAGGACGCTCAATTACTTGTTTTATCAATTATCAATTTTAA
- a CDS encoding TonB-dependent receptor family protein translates to MKKVIIVAFIFASDLYAIKTHRLGKVETSGVAQNEEAPLNWKSKEVRNYMGSRTIISHKQLTQTANQSIEEALQNVPGVHIRNATGIGAVPSFSIRGFGGGGPGRNNTGMVLVNGIPVYIAPYADISMPIFPVTFQSVDRISVTKGGESVQYGPNAFGGVINIITKGIPHKWVNQVSERTTFWGKAKNGGFVNKDAKNINKSLGNNMLFDTYLRTAGMINKHFGVQIQANWIKGQGFRYNSPTSIQNYMLDLLYQINDNNKITAFFQYYNFFMTNPGSLGEEAYEENRFQNNRPNNANSGRAKRWGVVYHNFFGDTDKIGGNFTFSYYGHDMARDIKMDSNYLNVNDGAFKGPIYTDQNYPGFSIWNYPRRYIMNAFEPNLNLVVNTDKIKQTFNVGMRFMTMDMQFKALQSSCNYSNKMCHMSPPSFLTSPNSNLEMFNNYTAVWLSDKIEFFKGKLVFTPGVRYTFLNYDSKKPIKGAWTNKRQKQNEWSPAFNISYKPMENWIWYANYRRSFIPPQHKTIGIFRTNYNQIFDEVEVGQRYSYKDKLSFNANYFVIFANRYYAGGYSHQPVNARSQGVELELYYTPIRGLQFHMAYTYIDARITSRAKDKGVYFKGIVNHPFDIYNKRLPYVSPNQFIFDMMYTYKQTTFGLSSYFYSRSYSSILNQVANDTVCSEKIGESVGLPYGCNSVGLLPWYWVWNIQVSSVLWQSGRHKITGSLQVNNLFNMKYYFRGIGTSPTGREPAPGRSVTAYLNYEF, encoded by the coding sequence ATGAAAAAGGTTATTATTGTAGCTTTTATCTTTGCTAGTGATTTGTATGCTATAAAAACGCATAGATTAGGCAAGGTTGAAACTTCTGGTGTTGCACAAAATGAGGAGGCGCCTTTAAATTGGAAAAGCAAAGAGGTTAGAAATTATATGGGTTCTCGCACGATTATTTCTCATAAGCAACTAACCCAAACCGCCAATCAAAGCATTGAAGAGGCTTTGCAAAATGTGCCGGGTGTGCATATTAGAAATGCTACAGGTATTGGAGCGGTGCCTAGCTTTTCAATAAGAGGTTTTGGAGGTGGTGGACCGGGTCGTAACAATACGGGCATGGTTTTGGTTAATGGTATTCCTGTCTACATCGCCCCTTATGCTGATATTAGCATGCCAATTTTTCCTGTAACCTTTCAATCTGTGGATAGAATTAGTGTAACCAAAGGTGGGGAGAGTGTGCAATATGGGCCTAACGCATTTGGTGGGGTCATAAATATTATTACTAAAGGTATTCCGCATAAATGGGTTAATCAAGTAAGCGAACGCACGACCTTTTGGGGTAAGGCTAAAAATGGTGGTTTTGTGAATAAGGACGCCAAAAATATCAATAAAAGCTTAGGCAATAACATGCTTTTTGATACCTATCTAAGAACAGCAGGCATGATAAACAAGCATTTTGGGGTGCAAATCCAAGCTAACTGGATTAAAGGACAAGGCTTTAGATACAATAGCCCTACAAGCATTCAAAACTACATGCTAGATTTGCTCTACCAAATCAATGATAACAATAAAATCACTGCTTTTTTTCAATACTATAATTTTTTTATGACAAATCCGGGTTCTTTAGGAGAAGAGGCTTATGAAGAAAATCGTTTTCAAAACAATCGCCCTAATAATGCCAATAGTGGACGAGCAAAACGATGGGGAGTGGTGTATCATAACTTTTTTGGCGATACGGATAAAATAGGGGGGAATTTTACTTTTAGCTACTATGGGCATGATATGGCAAGGGATATAAAAATGGATTCTAATTATTTGAATGTCAATGATGGCGCTTTTAAAGGTCCAATTTATACTGACCAAAATTATCCGGGATTTTCTATATGGAATTACCCTAGGCGTTATATAATGAATGCGTTTGAGCCTAATTTAAACTTGGTTGTAAATACTGATAAAATCAAGCAAACCTTTAATGTGGGTATGCGCTTTATGACTATGGATATGCAGTTTAAGGCTCTTCAAAGCAGTTGTAATTATTCCAATAAAATGTGTCATATGTCCCCGCCTAGCTTTTTGACAAGTCCTAATAGCAACCTAGAAATGTTTAACAACTATACAGCAGTATGGTTAAGCGATAAAATAGAGTTTTTTAAAGGCAAATTAGTCTTTACGCCCGGGGTGCGCTACACTTTCTTAAACTATGATAGCAAGAAACCTATTAAGGGGGCTTGGACTAATAAAAGACAAAAGCAAAATGAATGGAGTCCTGCCTTTAATATTAGCTATAAGCCTATGGAAAATTGGATATGGTATGCGAATTATCGCCGCAGTTTTATCCCCCCACAACATAAAACAATAGGGATTTTTAGGACTAATTACAATCAGATTTTTGATGAAGTTGAGGTGGGTCAGCGCTATAGCTATAAGGATAAATTAAGTTTTAATGCAAACTATTTTGTGATTTTTGCTAATCGCTATTATGCGGGTGGGTATAGTCATCAGCCTGTGAATGCTAGAAGTCAAGGTGTGGAATTAGAATTGTATTATACGCCTATTAGGGGCTTACAATTTCATATGGCTTATACTTATATAGATGCAAGGATTACCTCTAGGGCTAAGGATAAGGGGGTGTATTTTAAGGGGATTGTCAATCACCCTTTTGATATTTATAACAAGCGTTTGCCCTATGTAAGCCCCAATCAATTCATCTTTGATATGATGTATACTTACAAGCAAACGACTTTTGGCTTGAGCAGTTATTTTTATAGCCGTTCGTATAGTTCTATCCTAAATCAAGTTGCGAATGACACGGTGTGTAGCGAAAAAATTGGGGAGTCAGTTGGGTTACCATATGGTTGTAATTCAGTGGGGCTATTGCCATGGTATTGGGTGTGGAATATTCAAGTTAGCTCAGTGTTATGGCAAAGTGGTAGGCATAAAATCACCGGAAGTTTGCAAGTGAATAATCTTTTTAATATGAAGTATTATTTTAGAGGGATTGGCACAAGCCCTACAGGTAGAGAGCCAGCACCCGGAAGAAGTGTTACAGCGTATTTAAACTATGAATTTTAA
- the feoB gene encoding ferrous iron transport protein B → MEEIVVALVGQPNVGKSSLINALSDAHLKVGNFAGVTVEKMEVSLTYGNHKITIIDLPGTYALNDFTTEEKITKDFLENEKYDLIVNVVDSTNLERNLALSAQLLETNKKMLVALNMWDEAKKEGLEIDTNRLSKELGLVCVPISVRSKETSLNTTSLLQQIVALYLQKDINHYPLKLKEQTLNDCLEYASIAKRITDLVLKNTHKNKSFERTYKIDKILMHERYGILIFLGFMLIIFSLSFLIGGALQEVVEVGFNFLTDSIKEHVANEDLASLIGDGIIGGVGATVSFLPLIVVLYFGISLLETTGYMSRVAFLLDGILHKFGLHGKSFIPLITGFGCSVPAYMATRTLQNHNERLITLFVIGFMSCSARLPIYVLFVGSFFAPSYAGFVLFCIYVLGAIVALIMAKLLKLSVFKGQTESFIMEMPKYRFPSARMVYFSIYTKSLSYLKKAGTYILMGAILIWFMSQYPKNDVAMKTYKQESLLVKKDTSLSQEVKEEKLKELKAELDKKNLENSLVGRIGVHLEKVFSPMEFDWRLSVSLVTGFMAKEVVVSTLGVLFSLEDEDEKSSAFREIIRKDVSVPSGIAFIVFVMFYIPCFAATITFGREAGGIKFVAYLFVFTTIVAYVFSLIAFYATKLFS, encoded by the coding sequence ATGGAAGAAATTGTTGTTGCGCTTGTGGGACAGCCTAATGTAGGGAAGTCTTCTCTTATCAATGCACTAAGTGATGCGCATTTGAAAGTGGGGAATTTTGCTGGAGTTACGGTGGAAAAAATGGAGGTAAGCCTAACTTATGGTAATCATAAAATCACTATTATTGATTTGCCCGGAACCTATGCGCTTAATGATTTTACTACTGAAGAAAAAATCACTAAAGATTTTTTAGAAAATGAAAAATATGATTTAATTGTCAATGTAGTGGATTCTACGAATTTAGAGCGCAATTTGGCTTTAAGCGCACAATTATTAGAGACTAATAAAAAAATGCTTGTGGCATTAAATATGTGGGACGAGGCTAAAAAAGAGGGGCTTGAAATTGATACTAACAGACTTTCTAAAGAGCTAGGGTTAGTATGTGTGCCTATAAGTGTGCGCTCTAAAGAGACTAGCTTAAATACCACAAGCTTGTTGCAACAAATTGTAGCGCTCTATTTACAAAAAGATATTAATCATTATCCATTAAAGCTTAAAGAGCAAACTTTAAATGATTGCTTAGAATACGCTAGTATTGCTAAAAGAATCACAGATTTAGTGCTTAAAAACACTCATAAAAACAAGAGTTTTGAACGCACTTATAAGATTGATAAGATTTTAATGCATGAGCGTTATGGTATTTTGATTTTCTTGGGGTTTATGCTAATCATTTTTTCTTTGAGCTTTTTAATAGGGGGGGCGTTGCAAGAAGTGGTGGAAGTTGGGTTTAATTTTTTAACTGATAGTATCAAAGAGCATGTGGCTAATGAAGATTTAGCGTCTTTAATAGGCGATGGGATTATTGGGGGAGTGGGGGCTACGGTTTCGTTCTTACCCTTAATCGTGGTGTTATATTTTGGGATTTCTTTACTAGAGACTACGGGCTATATGAGTAGGGTGGCGTTTTTACTAGACGGGATATTGCATAAATTTGGCTTGCATGGAAAGAGCTTTATCCCTTTAATTACAGGTTTTGGTTGCTCTGTGCCAGCTTACATGGCAACAAGAACTTTACAAAATCATAATGAACGCTTAATCACGCTTTTTGTGATTGGTTTTATGAGTTGTTCTGCAAGACTTCCTATTTATGTGTTGTTTGTTGGCTCATTCTTTGCGCCTAGTTATGCAGGATTTGTGTTGTTTTGCATTTATGTTTTAGGGGCAATTGTCGCACTAATTATGGCAAAGCTATTAAAACTAAGCGTGTTTAAAGGACAAACTGAATCTTTTATTATGGAAATGCCAAAATACCGCTTTCCTAGTGCTAGAATGGTTTATTTTAGTATCTATACCAAATCGCTTTCTTATCTCAAAAAAGCTGGGACTTATATTTTAATGGGAGCGATTTTAATTTGGTTTATGTCTCAATACCCTAAAAATGATGTGGCTATGAAAACTTATAAACAAGAAAGCTTGTTAGTCAAAAAAGATACTAGCCTTTCACAAGAAGTTAAAGAAGAAAAATTAAAAGAATTAAAAGCAGAGCTAGATAAAAAGAATTTAGAAAATAGTCTTGTAGGAAGAATAGGGGTGCATTTAGAAAAAGTCTTTAGCCCTATGGAGTTTGATTGGCGTTTGAGCGTATCACTTGTTACCGGATTTATGGCTAAAGAAGTGGTAGTCTCTACTCTTGGGGTGTTATTTTCTTTAGAAGATGAAGATGAAAAATCTAGTGCCTTTAGAGAGATAATAAGAAAAGATGTGAGCGTGCCTAGCGGGATTGCTTTTATCGTGTTTGTGATGTTTTACATTCCTTGTTTTGCGGCTACGATTACTTTTGGCAGAGAGGCTGGAGGGATAAAGTTTGTGGCGTATTTATTTGTGTTTACAACAATAGTTGCGTATGTGTTTTCACTCATAGCTTTTTATGCTACCAAGCTTTTTAGTTAA
- a CDS encoding outer membrane protein produces MKIQIATTILLPIFLCLSFVNAETYEEMKERITKEVLQEIAQKKDQEKAKEKALHDKIMQEELKKEIYREELEKDNHSKTHLIDNSQTKPNSSHSQYERIFNTKEILDYNIMKKPNSNTSTNTTTNATSQQPHSSSNQSQPVKQSQKVSRQTITYNPTKDAYEGSDYVDTNSVYFGIGYEYGSVNSNGFDILLGYKWMGQQENTKWTGARVGVFSSLSFYTSSLFNSVVNNGIYPVYINYGVYSDWLIDAYNGENFFFGFRLGGALAGTSYFALNANDSLESSNAVPILGSSFQFLVDLGMRLGIFHHSLELGVKIPTLNDSLDFSNYGYGNVPIPRNYTFYLNYIYNYK; encoded by the coding sequence ATGAAAATTCAAATTGCTACTACTATATTATTGCCAATATTTTTGTGTTTGAGCTTTGTTAATGCAGAAACTTACGAAGAAATGAAAGAACGCATTACTAAAGAGGTGCTCCAAGAAATCGCTCAAAAGAAAGACCAAGAAAAGGCTAAAGAAAAAGCCTTGCATGACAAAATTATGCAAGAAGAATTAAAAAAAGAGATTTATAGAGAGGAGTTAGAAAAAGATAATCATAGCAAAACACATCTTATAGATAACTCTCAAACTAAACCAAATTCTAGCCATTCGCAGTATGAAAGGATTTTTAATACCAAAGAAATTCTTGATTACAATATTATGAAAAAGCCAAATAGTAACACCAGCACAAATACAACCACAAATGCAACTAGCCAACAGCCTCATTCTAGTTCTAATCAATCTCAGCCTGTCAAACAAAGTCAAAAAGTATCACGACAGACCATCACCTATAACCCTACTAAAGATGCCTATGAGGGCAGTGATTATGTGGATACCAACTCGGTGTATTTTGGTATTGGTTATGAATATGGCTCTGTTAATTCTAATGGGTTTGATATTTTGCTAGGGTATAAATGGATGGGGCAACAAGAAAATACCAAATGGACGGGTGCTAGAGTAGGGGTATTTTCAAGTCTTTCTTTTTATACTTCAAGTTTATTTAATAGTGTTGTTAACAATGGAATTTATCCTGTATATATCAATTATGGGGTGTATTCAGATTGGCTCATTGATGCTTATAATGGCGAGAATTTTTTCTTTGGTTTTAGGCTTGGAGGGGCATTAGCTGGGACAAGCTATTTTGCACTCAATGCTAATGATTCTCTTGAATCTTCTAATGCTGTTCCTATACTAGGTTCTTCATTCCAATTTTTAGTTGATTTAGGAATGCGCTTAGGAATATTTCATCATTCTTTGGAGCTTGGTGTAAAAATCCCTACGCTTAATGATTCCTTAGATTTCAGTAATTATGGATATGGCAATGTGCCTATACCACGCAACTATACTTTTTATCTCAATTATATTTATAATTACAAATAG